A window of Symbiobacterium terraclitae contains these coding sequences:
- the argF gene encoding ornithine carbamoyltransferase, giving the protein MALKGRDFISLHDWSRDELEEVLSLAQWQKARLKEGIQDEPLKGKQLGMYFAKPSTRTRLSFEVGIQQLGGRGLFLSAEDLQLSRGESIADTARVMSRFLDGIMIRTFAHQDVVELARWATVPVINGLTDEEHPCQVMADLLTIQERFGTLEGIKLAYVGDGNNMAHSLMDGGAKFGMHVTVASPEGYKPDPGRVARAQETAERHGGLVEVLTDPAEAVRGAHVVYTDVWVSMGQEHEAEQRRAAFRGYQVTESLMRLAAPDAIFMHCLPAHRGEEVAAEVIDGPQSAVFDEAENRLHAQKAIMTLIMG; this is encoded by the coding sequence ATGGCCCTGAAGGGGCGGGACTTCATCTCGCTCCACGACTGGAGCCGGGATGAGCTGGAAGAGGTGCTGTCGCTGGCGCAGTGGCAGAAGGCTCGCCTGAAGGAGGGCATCCAGGACGAGCCGCTCAAGGGCAAGCAGCTCGGCATGTACTTCGCCAAGCCCTCCACGCGCACACGCCTCTCATTCGAGGTGGGCATCCAGCAACTGGGCGGCAGGGGCCTCTTCCTCTCGGCCGAAGACCTGCAGCTCTCGCGGGGCGAGTCCATCGCCGACACCGCGCGGGTGATGAGCCGCTTCCTCGACGGCATCATGATCCGCACCTTTGCCCACCAGGACGTGGTCGAACTGGCCCGGTGGGCGACCGTGCCGGTGATCAACGGCCTCACCGACGAGGAGCACCCCTGCCAGGTGATGGCCGACCTGCTGACCATCCAGGAGCGGTTCGGCACGCTGGAGGGGATCAAGCTCGCCTACGTGGGCGACGGCAACAACATGGCCCACAGCCTGATGGACGGCGGCGCCAAGTTCGGCATGCACGTCACCGTGGCGAGCCCGGAGGGCTACAAGCCGGATCCGGGCCGGGTGGCCCGGGCGCAGGAGACGGCCGAGCGCCACGGCGGGCTCGTGGAGGTGCTGACCGATCCGGCGGAGGCCGTGAGGGGGGCGCACGTGGTCTACACCGACGTGTGGGTCAGCATGGGCCAGGAGCATGAGGCGGAGCAGCGGAGGGCCGCGTTCCGCGGGTATCAGGTCACGGAGAGCCTGATGCGCCTGGCCGCGCCGGACGCCATCTTCATGCACTGCCTGCCCGCCCACCGCGGCGAGGAGGTGGCCGCCGAGGTCATCGACGGGCCGCAGTCGGCCGTCTTCGACGAGGCCGAGAACAGGTTGCACGCCCAGAAGGCGATCATGACCCTCATCATGGGGTAG
- a CDS encoding DoxX family membrane protein codes for MTEFFKGPKGSWIWLVIRLYVGYQWLHAGWGKLTGGFDASGFIKGAIAKSVPASEGAKPVVQAWWGAFLENFALPNIGLFNFLVPIGEFLVGLALILGFATIFAATMGMVMNFSFLMSGTISSNPNLLALEFVLIALGGAYAGYLGVDYWFRPAFRSAIARLTGGEGATAKASA; via the coding sequence ATGACGGAGTTCTTCAAGGGCCCCAAGGGTAGCTGGATCTGGCTCGTGATCCGTCTGTACGTCGGTTACCAGTGGCTGCACGCCGGCTGGGGCAAGCTCACGGGCGGCTTCGACGCCTCGGGCTTCATCAAGGGCGCCATCGCCAAGTCGGTTCCCGCCTCCGAGGGTGCGAAGCCGGTCGTGCAGGCCTGGTGGGGCGCCTTCCTCGAGAACTTCGCCCTTCCCAACATCGGCCTGTTCAACTTCCTCGTCCCCATCGGCGAGTTCCTGGTGGGCCTGGCGCTGATCCTGGGCTTCGCCACCATCTTCGCCGCCACCATGGGCATGGTGATGAACTTCTCCTTCCTCATGAGCGGCACGATCAGCAGCAACCCGAACCTGCTCGCCCTCGAGTTCGTCCTGATCGCCCTGGGCGGCGCCTACGCCGGCTACCTCGGCGTCGACTACTGGTTCCGGCCTGCGTTCCGCTCGGCCATCGCCCGCCTGACCGGCGGCGAGGGGGCCACGGCCAAGGCATCAGCCTAG
- a CDS encoding 4Fe-4S dicluster domain-containing protein, translating into MAAARPPSSRNTDEEIRPCHLCLRCVEACPTSALAYERPRWRLDLSLCMGCRDCTAVCPNPLIQSS; encoded by the coding sequence ATGGCGGCCGCCCGTCCGCCTTCGTCCCGAAATACAGATGAAGAGATACGCCCGTGCCACCTCTGCCTGAGGTGCGTTGAGGCCTGCCCCACGTCGGCGCTCGCCTACGAGCGCCCCCGGTGGCGGCTGGATCTGTCGCTGTGCATGGGGTGCCGCGACTGTACCGCCGTCTGTCCCAACCCCTTAATTCAAAGTTCCTGA
- a CDS encoding long-chain-fatty-acid--CoA ligase encodes MSQGYAARPWLRAYPEEVSPTLTIEDVALYDFLRQSAERYGDATATVFYGARLSYRQLYEQARRVAGGLINLGVKKGDRVAIMLPNCPQAVIAYYGALMAGAVVVQVNPLYMPRELKHQVGDSGARVMIAIDLAYPKVSQLALEQVIYTGLQDYMPAPVRWIAPLKLKPPRIAYRKGVMPWSALVAAPPITAPVPVTPAEDLALLQYTGATTGLPKGCMLTHRNLVANVMQTEAWLYRAKRGPELVTLAALPFFHVYGMTTLMNFTIRMGGTMVLQPKFEPREALKLIQRYRPSIFPGAPTMYVGINHLPDVQRYRLDSIEACISGAAPLPVEVQTTFERLTGGRLVEGYGLTEASPVTHANPIWGRRKEGSIGLPWPETECRIVDPETGEDVPVGEVGELLIRGPQVMKGYWNQPEATAEALRDGWLHTGDMARMDEEGYFYIADRKKDLIIAGGFNIYPREVEEVLYLHRGIKEAAVVGVPHEYRGETVKAYIVPREGYTLDPAEIMEFCRQHLAAYKIPRIIEFREELPKSIVGKVLRRVLLEEEQGRKEVG; translated from the coding sequence GTGTCGCAAGGATACGCAGCCAGACCGTGGTTGAGGGCCTACCCCGAGGAGGTGTCTCCCACACTCACCATTGAGGACGTGGCCCTGTACGACTTTCTGCGGCAGTCCGCCGAACGGTATGGCGATGCGACTGCAACGGTGTTCTACGGGGCCCGGCTCAGCTACCGACAGCTGTACGAACAGGCGCGCCGCGTGGCCGGCGGGCTCATCAACCTCGGCGTCAAGAAGGGCGACCGCGTGGCCATCATGCTGCCCAACTGCCCGCAGGCGGTGATCGCCTACTACGGGGCGCTGATGGCCGGGGCGGTGGTGGTGCAGGTCAACCCGCTCTACATGCCCCGCGAGCTGAAGCACCAGGTGGGCGACAGCGGTGCGCGGGTGATGATCGCCATCGACCTCGCCTACCCGAAGGTGAGCCAGCTGGCGCTGGAGCAGGTGATCTACACCGGCCTGCAGGACTACATGCCGGCGCCGGTGCGCTGGATTGCCCCGCTGAAGCTCAAGCCGCCGCGCATCGCCTACCGCAAGGGCGTCATGCCCTGGTCCGCCCTGGTGGCTGCGCCGCCCATCACCGCGCCGGTGCCCGTCACGCCGGCCGAGGACCTGGCGCTGCTCCAGTACACGGGCGCAACCACCGGCCTCCCCAAGGGCTGTATGCTGACCCACCGCAACCTGGTCGCCAACGTCATGCAGACCGAGGCGTGGCTCTACCGGGCCAAGCGGGGCCCGGAGCTCGTCACCCTTGCCGCGCTGCCCTTCTTCCACGTCTACGGCATGACCACGCTGATGAACTTCACCATCCGCATGGGCGGCACGATGGTCCTGCAGCCCAAGTTTGAGCCGCGCGAGGCGCTGAAGCTGATCCAGAGGTACCGCCCGTCCATCTTCCCCGGCGCCCCCACGATGTACGTGGGCATCAACCACCTGCCCGACGTGCAGCGGTACCGGCTGGACTCCATCGAAGCCTGCATCTCGGGCGCCGCGCCGCTGCCGGTGGAGGTGCAGACCACCTTCGAGCGCCTGACGGGCGGCCGGCTGGTGGAGGGCTACGGTCTGACCGAAGCCTCGCCGGTCACCCACGCCAACCCGATCTGGGGCCGGCGCAAGGAGGGCTCCATCGGCCTGCCCTGGCCGGAGACCGAGTGCCGGATCGTCGACCCGGAGACCGGCGAGGACGTGCCCGTGGGCGAGGTGGGTGAACTGCTCATCCGGGGCCCCCAGGTGATGAAGGGGTACTGGAACCAGCCCGAGGCGACCGCGGAGGCCCTGCGGGACGGCTGGCTCCACACCGGCGACATGGCCCGGATGGACGAAGAGGGCTACTTCTACATCGCCGACCGGAAGAAGGACCTGATCATCGCCGGCGGGTTCAACATCTACCCGCGCGAGGTGGAAGAGGTGCTCTACCTGCACCGGGGCATCAAGGAGGCCGCGGTGGTCGGCGTGCCCCACGAGTACCGCGGCGAGACGGTCAAGGCGTACATCGTGCCGAGGGAGGGCTACACCCTCGACCCCGCGGAGATCATGGAGTTCTGCCGTCAGCACCTGGCGGCGTACAAGATCCCTCGGATCATCGAGTTCCGGGAGGAGCTGCCCAAGTCCATCGTGGGCAAGGTCCTGCGCCGGGTTCTGCTCGAGGAAGAGCAGGGCCGGAAGGAGGTAGGCTAA
- a CDS encoding TetR/AcrR family transcriptional regulator, producing the protein MAQRSGDKYIAILDAAQQVIARQGYHSAQISRIAAEAGVAAGTVYLYFENKPDLLVCLFRERLQLLIREQQEAIAGVSDPREKLRRVIAQHFRSLGSRPDLAAVTQIEMRQADTRVQQRISGLMKGWFAVVDQVIAEGQAAGLFTRNVPAKQIRNLIYGTLDQTVTAWVLSGFKFDLEALAEPTYRLIAHGVMEDREGGSGAHGNPGAPQADL; encoded by the coding sequence GTGGCTCAGCGGAGCGGCGACAAGTACATCGCCATCCTGGACGCCGCTCAGCAGGTGATTGCCCGTCAGGGCTACCACAGTGCGCAGATCTCGCGCATCGCGGCCGAGGCCGGCGTGGCGGCGGGAACGGTCTACCTCTACTTCGAGAACAAGCCCGATCTGCTGGTCTGCCTCTTCCGCGAGCGGCTGCAGCTCCTGATCCGCGAGCAGCAGGAGGCCATCGCGGGGGTGAGCGATCCCCGGGAGAAGCTGCGCCGGGTGATCGCCCAGCACTTCCGCTCGCTGGGGAGCCGGCCCGACCTGGCCGCCGTCACGCAGATCGAGATGCGGCAGGCGGACACCCGGGTGCAGCAGCGGATCAGCGGCCTGATGAAGGGCTGGTTTGCCGTGGTCGATCAGGTGATTGCCGAGGGCCAGGCTGCGGGCCTCTTCACCCGCAACGTGCCGGCCAAGCAGATCCGCAACCTCATCTATGGCACCCTCGACCAGACCGTCACCGCATGGGTCCTGTCGGGGTTCAAGTTTGACCTCGAAGCGCTTGCAGAACCCACCTACAGGCTGATCGCACACGGCGTTATGGAAGACCGAGAAGGAGGTAGTGGCGCACATGGAAATCCTGGTGCTCCTCAAGCAGACCTTTGA
- a CDS encoding electron transfer flavoprotein subunit beta/FixA family protein, with product MEILVLLKQTFDTEAKVTVKDGRVVDDDVTLVINPYDEYAVEEALKIREAHGGTVTVISVGGDRVDEALRRALAMGADEAVAITPPENADEFVVANLLAAWAKGKSFDLLLAGNVSVDTGAGQTALRVAELLGMPHVAAALKLEVAGGTATVHRDAEGDTEVVTVSLPALITAQQGLNEPRYPSVPGIMKAKRKQIARLTAADLGVDVAPKTAITSVYQATQNRRNRMLGGTAEEQARELVNLLRSEAKVV from the coding sequence ATGGAAATCCTGGTGCTCCTCAAGCAGACCTTTGACACCGAGGCCAAGGTAACCGTCAAGGACGGCCGGGTGGTCGACGACGACGTCACGCTGGTGATCAACCCCTACGACGAGTACGCGGTGGAGGAGGCGCTCAAGATCCGCGAGGCTCACGGCGGCACCGTCACCGTGATCTCCGTCGGCGGCGACCGGGTCGACGAGGCCCTGCGCCGGGCCCTGGCCATGGGCGCCGACGAGGCCGTGGCCATCACGCCGCCCGAGAACGCCGACGAGTTCGTGGTGGCAAACCTGCTCGCCGCCTGGGCGAAGGGCAAGAGCTTCGACCTGCTCCTGGCCGGCAACGTGTCCGTGGACACCGGCGCAGGGCAGACGGCGCTGCGGGTCGCCGAGCTGCTGGGCATGCCGCACGTGGCGGCCGCGCTCAAGCTGGAGGTCGCCGGCGGCACGGCGACGGTGCACCGGGACGCCGAGGGCGACACCGAGGTGGTCACCGTGTCGCTGCCGGCGTTGATCACCGCCCAGCAGGGCCTGAACGAGCCCCGCTACCCGTCGGTCCCCGGCATCATGAAGGCCAAGCGGAAGCAGATCGCCCGCCTGACCGCCGCAGACCTGGGGGTGGACGTCGCCCCGAAGACGGCGATCACCTCCGTCTACCAGGCCACGCAGAACCGGCGGAACCGGATGCTGGGCGGAACGGCGGAGGAGCAGGCCCGCGAGCTGGTCAACCTGCTCCGCAGCGAAGCCAAGGTTGTATAG
- a CDS encoding electron transfer flavoprotein subunit alpha/FixB family protein, whose translation MARNILVVAEVRNGQLRPVSFECIAAGRAIAEGGSVTAVLLSQADVDGSELIARGADRVVLVKGEHLKEYTPDGWLSALQQVYLAEKADVVLMGHTGIGRDLLPRFAMRNAAGMISDAIAVKLEGGQVVFTRPIYAGKAYVTQIVTEGLIVATIRPNNVAALEADAGRSGDVVQSEAAPVDLRTVVKEVVRQAATGVDLTAAKIVVAGGRGVKSAEGFKPLYELAEVLGAAVGASRAAADAGFCDYALQIGQTGKTVTPDLYIACGISGAIQHLAGMSASKVIVAINKDPEAPIFKVADYGIVGDLFEVVPLLTREFKALLG comes from the coding sequence ATGGCACGCAACATCCTGGTGGTCGCAGAGGTTCGCAACGGGCAGCTCCGCCCTGTGTCGTTCGAGTGCATCGCCGCCGGCCGGGCCATCGCCGAGGGCGGCAGCGTCACGGCTGTGCTGCTGTCGCAGGCGGATGTGGACGGCTCCGAGCTCATCGCGCGGGGTGCAGACCGGGTGGTCCTGGTCAAGGGCGAGCACCTGAAGGAGTACACCCCCGACGGCTGGCTGTCTGCGCTGCAGCAGGTCTACCTGGCCGAGAAGGCCGACGTGGTGCTGATGGGGCACACCGGCATCGGCCGCGACCTGCTCCCCCGGTTCGCCATGCGCAACGCCGCCGGCATGATCAGCGACGCCATCGCCGTCAAGCTGGAGGGCGGCCAGGTGGTCTTTACCCGGCCGATCTACGCCGGCAAGGCCTACGTCACCCAGATCGTCACCGAAGGTCTCATCGTCGCCACCATCCGGCCCAACAACGTGGCCGCCCTTGAGGCCGACGCCGGCCGCAGCGGCGACGTGGTCCAGTCTGAGGCTGCCCCCGTCGACCTGCGCACGGTGGTCAAGGAAGTCGTGCGGCAGGCCGCCACGGGCGTGGACCTCACCGCCGCCAAAATCGTGGTGGCCGGCGGCCGCGGCGTCAAGTCGGCCGAAGGGTTCAAGCCGCTGTACGAACTCGCCGAGGTGCTGGGAGCCGCAGTGGGCGCCAGCCGGGCCGCCGCCGACGCCGGGTTCTGCGACTACGCCCTGCAGATCGGCCAGACGGGCAAGACCGTCACCCCCGACCTCTACATCGCCTGCGGCATCTCCGGGGCGATTCAGCACCTGGCGGGCATGAGCGCCTCGAAGGTGATCGTGGCCATCAACAAGGATCCGGAGGCGCCGATCTTCAAGGTGGCCGACTACGGCATCGTCGGCGACCTGTTCGAGGTCGTGCCGCTGCTGACCAGGGAGTTCAAGGCGCTGCTCGGGTAG
- a CDS encoding 3-hydroxyacyl-CoA dehydrogenase/enoyl-CoA hydratase family protein, which yields MPNAIRKAAVLGAGVMGAQIAAHLANVGIPTLLLDIVPREVTPEEAARGLTLESKEVRNRLATNALQTLQKLKPSPLYSKDVLRLITPGNLEDDLPRVAECDWVVEAVIENLKIKQDLWRRVAEFHRPGIIVSSNTSGISIKAMVEGTPESFRRHFLGTHFFNPPRYMKLLELIPTPDTDPEIVAFMADFAERVLGKGVVMAKDTPNFIGNRIGVYGMMVTLEEMNRLGLTPDEVDALTGKAIGRPKSATFRTLDVVGIDTFCHVADNCKATIPDPAEAAIFTVPDSIRAMVQRGWIGQKAKQGFFKKEGDQILTLDLETMEYRPRKKASFASLEAAKANPDLRSRVRSLVFAKDKAGEFLWAITKRTLLYAAEKVGEIADDVVAIDNAMKWGYNWELGPFEMWDAIGLEQSIARMEAEGHAVPDWVKAAAKQGGFYRREAGKSFFISKGEYAPVPVSDRVIDIAALRETGKVVREKKGATLLDMGDGVLLLETHSPKSAIGNDIIYMCRAAAEELASGRWSGLVIGARTENFCVGANVAMMLLEAQDEEWDDLEIMARQFQNAFMALKFAPKPVVVAPYGLTLGGGYELCAIGDRVVAAAESYIGLVEVGVGVIPGAGGNKEMLIRGLEGIPAGVQVDTQPIVNRIFETIATAKVATSAREAQEMGYLRKSDQIVVNKDHQLYEAKQAVLAMEAAGYRPPEPALIPVAGPDGRAVLEMGAYGMFLGGWATEHDLLIARKLAYVLTGGNVPAGTRVTEQYMLDLEREAFLSLLGEKKTQARMAHLLKTGKPLRN from the coding sequence GTGCCCAACGCGATCCGGAAGGCAGCTGTGCTGGGGGCCGGCGTGATGGGGGCGCAGATCGCGGCGCACCTGGCCAACGTGGGCATTCCCACGCTGCTGCTCGACATCGTCCCGAGGGAGGTCACACCCGAGGAGGCGGCGAGGGGGCTGACCCTCGAGTCCAAGGAAGTACGCAACCGCCTCGCCACCAACGCCCTGCAGACGCTGCAGAAGCTGAAGCCCTCGCCGCTGTACTCCAAGGACGTCCTGCGGCTCATCACCCCCGGCAACCTGGAGGACGACCTGCCCCGGGTGGCCGAGTGCGACTGGGTGGTCGAGGCCGTCATCGAGAACCTGAAGATCAAGCAGGACCTCTGGCGGCGGGTCGCCGAGTTCCACCGCCCCGGGATCATCGTCTCCTCCAACACCTCGGGCATCTCGATCAAGGCGATGGTCGAGGGCACGCCCGAGTCATTCCGCCGCCACTTCCTGGGCACCCACTTCTTCAACCCGCCCCGCTACATGAAGCTGCTGGAGCTGATCCCCACGCCCGACACCGACCCGGAGATCGTGGCCTTCATGGCCGACTTCGCCGAGCGGGTCCTGGGCAAGGGCGTCGTGATGGCCAAGGACACCCCGAACTTCATCGGCAACCGCATCGGCGTCTACGGCATGATGGTCACCCTCGAGGAGATGAACCGGCTGGGGCTCACGCCGGACGAGGTGGATGCCCTCACCGGCAAGGCCATCGGCCGGCCCAAGTCGGCCACCTTCCGCACGCTGGACGTGGTCGGCATCGACACCTTCTGCCACGTGGCCGACAACTGCAAGGCCACCATCCCGGACCCGGCCGAGGCCGCGATCTTCACGGTACCCGACTCCATCCGCGCGATGGTGCAGCGGGGCTGGATCGGCCAGAAGGCGAAGCAGGGCTTCTTTAAGAAGGAAGGCGACCAGATCCTCACCCTCGACCTGGAGACGATGGAGTACCGGCCCCGGAAGAAGGCCAGCTTCGCCTCCCTGGAGGCCGCCAAGGCCAACCCCGACCTCCGGAGCCGCGTCCGTTCCCTCGTCTTCGCGAAGGACAAGGCCGGCGAGTTCCTCTGGGCCATCACCAAGCGCACGCTCCTCTACGCGGCGGAGAAGGTGGGCGAGATCGCGGATGACGTGGTCGCCATCGACAACGCCATGAAGTGGGGCTACAACTGGGAGCTCGGCCCCTTCGAAATGTGGGACGCCATCGGCCTCGAGCAGTCCATCGCCCGGATGGAGGCCGAGGGGCACGCCGTGCCCGACTGGGTGAAGGCCGCGGCCAAGCAGGGCGGCTTCTACAGGCGGGAGGCCGGCAAGAGCTTCTTCATCAGCAAGGGCGAGTACGCCCCGGTGCCCGTCAGCGACCGGGTGATCGACATCGCCGCGCTGCGGGAGACCGGCAAGGTGGTGCGGGAGAAGAAGGGTGCCACCCTGCTGGACATGGGCGACGGCGTACTGCTGCTTGAGACCCATTCGCCCAAGTCGGCCATCGGCAACGATATCATCTACATGTGCCGCGCCGCGGCCGAGGAGCTGGCCAGCGGCCGGTGGTCCGGCCTGGTGATCGGCGCCCGCACCGAGAACTTCTGCGTGGGCGCCAACGTGGCGATGATGCTGCTGGAGGCCCAGGACGAAGAGTGGGACGACCTGGAGATCATGGCCAGGCAGTTCCAGAACGCCTTCATGGCCCTGAAGTTCGCGCCCAAGCCCGTGGTGGTGGCCCCGTACGGCCTCACGCTGGGCGGCGGCTACGAGCTGTGCGCCATCGGCGACCGGGTCGTCGCCGCGGCTGAGTCGTACATCGGCCTGGTCGAGGTGGGCGTGGGCGTCATCCCCGGCGCCGGCGGCAACAAGGAGATGCTGATCCGCGGCCTGGAGGGGATCCCGGCCGGGGTGCAGGTGGACACGCAGCCCATCGTCAACCGCATCTTCGAGACCATCGCCACCGCCAAGGTCGCCACCTCCGCCCGGGAGGCCCAGGAGATGGGCTACCTGCGGAAGAGCGACCAGATCGTGGTGAACAAGGACCACCAGCTCTACGAGGCCAAGCAGGCCGTCCTGGCCATGGAGGCCGCGGGTTACCGGCCGCCCGAGCCGGCCCTGATCCCGGTGGCCGGGCCGGATGGCAGGGCGGTGCTGGAGATGGGCGCCTACGGAATGTTCCTGGGCGGCTGGGCCACCGAGCACGACCTGCTGATCGCCCGGAAGCTGGCCTATGTGCTGACCGGCGGCAACGTGCCGGCGGGCACCCGGGTGACGGAGCAGTACATGCTTGACCTCGAGCGCGAGGCCTTCCTCAGCCTGCTGGGCGAGAAGAAGACCCAGGCCCGGATGGCCCACTTGCTCAAGACCGGCAAGCCGCTGCGGAACTAG
- a CDS encoding thiolase family protein, which produces MREAVIVSGARLAQGKAPKGSLRHMRPEDMAATVIKEAIARTPGLDPAAVEDVVLGCAFPEGEQGLNIGRNAAILAGLPTSVPGFTINRFCSSGLNAIAIAAQAIRSGEMEIAVAGGVESMSRVPMGGHTPRPHPGMVSSYPQLYMSMGHTAEMVCARYDVSREDMDAFALASHQKAAAAIDAGRFKDEIVPVTVKHTVFDGKRAVEKEFVFDTDEGVRRDTSMEALAKLRPAFSAKGQVTAGNSSQTTDGAAAVVVMSAEKAQEMGLKPMAIFRSFAVGGVEPEVMGIGPVAAVPKALKLAGLTLADIDLIELNEAFASQSLAVIRKLEMDPAKVNVNGGAIALGHPLGCSGARLTVTIMYEARRRKAKYGLVTMCVGGGMGAAGVLEFVH; this is translated from the coding sequence GTGCGCGAAGCTGTGATCGTGAGCGGAGCCCGACTGGCGCAGGGCAAGGCGCCGAAGGGGTCGCTCCGCCATATGCGGCCTGAGGACATGGCCGCCACCGTTATAAAGGAAGCGATTGCCCGCACGCCGGGGCTCGACCCGGCTGCGGTGGAGGACGTCGTGCTGGGGTGCGCCTTCCCCGAGGGCGAGCAGGGGCTGAACATCGGCCGCAACGCCGCCATCCTGGCAGGGCTGCCCACCAGCGTCCCGGGCTTCACCATCAACCGGTTCTGCTCGTCCGGGCTGAATGCGATCGCCATCGCGGCCCAGGCCATCCGGTCGGGCGAGATGGAGATCGCCGTGGCCGGCGGCGTCGAGTCGATGAGCCGGGTGCCCATGGGCGGTCATACGCCCCGCCCGCACCCCGGGATGGTCTCCAGCTACCCGCAGCTTTACATGTCGATGGGCCATACGGCCGAGATGGTCTGCGCCCGGTACGACGTGAGCCGGGAGGACATGGACGCCTTCGCCCTCGCGTCCCACCAGAAGGCGGCAGCGGCCATCGACGCCGGCCGGTTCAAGGACGAGATCGTCCCCGTCACCGTGAAGCACACGGTGTTCGACGGCAAGCGGGCAGTGGAGAAGGAGTTCGTCTTCGACACCGATGAGGGCGTCCGGCGCGACACCTCGATGGAGGCGCTGGCGAAGCTGCGCCCGGCCTTCTCCGCAAAAGGCCAGGTGACGGCGGGCAACTCGAGCCAGACCACCGACGGCGCCGCCGCCGTGGTGGTGATGTCGGCCGAGAAGGCCCAGGAGATGGGCCTGAAGCCCATGGCCATCTTCCGCTCGTTCGCCGTGGGCGGCGTTGAGCCCGAGGTGATGGGCATCGGCCCGGTGGCGGCGGTGCCCAAGGCCCTCAAGCTGGCCGGGTTGACGCTGGCCGACATCGACCTGATCGAGCTGAACGAGGCGTTCGCCTCCCAGTCGCTGGCGGTCATCCGCAAGCTGGAGATGGATCCGGCCAAGGTGAACGTCAACGGCGGCGCCATCGCCCTGGGTCACCCGCTGGGGTGCTCGGGCGCACGGCTCACCGTGACGATCATGTACGAGGCCCGGCGCCGCAAGGCGAAGTACGGCCTGGTGACGATGTGCGTCGGCGGAGGCATGGGCGCCGCAGGCGTACTGGAGTTCGTGCACTGA